In Ornithodoros turicata isolate Travis unplaced genomic scaffold, ASM3712646v1 ctg00001260.1, whole genome shotgun sequence, the following proteins share a genomic window:
- the LOC135376732 gene encoding uncharacterized protein LOC135376732, producing MSSTSQVEESSSTDSRWDTCGQADALDLSTRRLTTPVKCVPECEKQDRSCQAVPTMHSVSVQWEDPCISVLEDHSYAATLHATTTSSETQTMPRPLSEGMSQSACSFYTGLSLDAFHKLVTTVSLSAHISGSLGIADQVLLALMRLRLGLLYFDLALRFGVSVTQAGKVFRGMLLTLHGIMRNVVVWLPLETIFATMPAQFSTSGYANTTCIIDCTEVQMQRPKRLYARGQSYSHYKGCNTVKFLVAVAPSGFIMFVSNAYGGRASDKFIVEDSGFVDYLSENQEVMADRGFGLSNTMKEKGIRLNVPAFSKGRHQFPEVEATVSRRISHLRIHVERAINRMKTYRILKSSLPIHHKKLMNSIILVWAGLCNLKGALIAPQKDDSVPAQ from the coding sequence ATGTCATCTACTTCCCAAGTGGAAGAAAGTTCAAGCACTGATAGCAGGTGGGATACCTGCGGCCAGGCGGACGCTCTGGACCTCAGCACTCGCAGGCTTACAACTCCAGTGAAGTGTGTCCCTGAATGTGAGAAACAGGACCGGAGTTGCCAGGCTGTGCCTACCATGCACAGTGTCTCCGTTCAGTGGGAAGACCCATGTATCAGTGTGCTAGAAGATCACTCATATGCTGCAACACTACATGCAACAACCACGTCATCAGAGACACAAACTATGCCCAGGCCCTTATCTGAAGGCATGTCACAATCTGCATGCAGTTTTTACACTGGACTTTCCCTGGATGCCTTTCACAAGCTTGTGACGACAGTGTCTCTTTCCGCGCATATTAGTGGTAGCCTTGGCATTGCTGACCAAGTCCTTTTGGCCCTAATGCGCCTCCGGCTAGGGCTCTTGTATTTCGACCTGGCTCTTCGATTCGGCGTATCAGTCACACAAGCAGGGAAAGTGTTTCGTGGAATGCTCCTGACCTTGCATGGCATTATGAGGAATGTGGTAGTGTGGTTGCCACTTGAAACTATTTTCGCGACAATGCCAGCCCAGTTCAGCACAAGTGGATATGCTAACACGACTTGCATAATAGACTGCACTGAAGTTCAAATGCAACGTCCAAAAAGGCTTTATGCAAGAGGACAGAGTTATAGCCACTACAAAGGATGCAACACCGTCAAGTTTCTGGTGGCAGTAGCCCCAAGTGGTTTTATTATGTTTGTGTCAAATGCCTACGGAGGACGTGCTTCAGATAAGTTCATTGTTGAAGACTCTGGATTTGTGGACTACCTCAGTGAAAACCAAGAAGTCATGGCAGACAGGGGGTTTGGACTTAGCAACACAATGAAGGAAAAAGGAATTCGGCTGAACGTGCCAGCATTTTCAAAAGGCAGGCATCAGTTTCCAGAAGTGGAAGCAACTGTATCACGAAGGATTTCGCACCTGAGGATTCACGTGGAACGTGCTATTAACAGGATGAAGACATATCGTATCTTGAAGAGCTCGCTTCCAATTCACCACAAAAAGCTGATGAACAGTATAATATTAGTGTGGGCAGGCCTGTGCAATTTAAAGGGAGCACTCATTGCACCTCAGAAGGATGACTCTGTTCCTGCACAGTGA
- the LOC135376730 gene encoding uncharacterized protein LOC135376730 isoform X1 codes for MVKKALSPGENYELLDVQVKGVFVSWTEARKMLPLAEYQSDLNEAALPPKRIRRPRVFSDDEDDNYPAVPHSFLARASSEGRPPSQAPVLSSEKTVSNAEKPPARRSAADPCHSLSQ; via the exons ATGGTCAAAAAAGCTCTCTCTCCTGGTGAAAACTATGAACTGCTGGACGTTCAAGTTAAAGGAGTATTCG TGAGCTGGACAGAAGCTAGAAAAATGCTTCCTCTCGCAGAATACCAGTCTGACCTGAATGAAGCAGCCTTGCCCCCTAAAAGAATAAGGCGTCCAAGGGTCTTTAGTGACGATGAGGATGACAACTACCCTGCTGTCCCGCACTCTTTTCTTGCAAGAG CAAGCTCAGAAGGTCGGCCACCTTCACAGGCACCAGTGCTTTCATCTGAGAAGACTGTATCAAATGCAG AGAAGCCCCCTGCAAGACGTTCAGCAGCTGACCCATGCCACTCTCTGTCACAATAG
- the LOC135376730 gene encoding uncharacterized protein LOC135376730 isoform X2, with protein sequence MRMTTTLLSRTLFLQEQAQKVGHLHRHQCFHLRRLYQMQRSPLQDVQQLTHATLCHNSRVQSKVFQGTNDTRNATKSLLRHCFQVRLVSALEASKLRMSLNKQ encoded by the exons ATGAGGATGACAACTACCCTGCTGTCCCGCACTCTTTTCTTGCAAGAG CAAGCTCAGAAGGTCGGCCACCTTCACAGGCACCAGTGCTTTCATCTGAGAAGACTGTATCAAATGCAG AGAAGCCCCCTGCAAGACGTTCAGCAGCTGACCCATGCCACTCTCTGTCACAATAGTCGTGTTCAG TCCAAAGTATTCCAAGGAACGAACGACACACGCAATGCCACCAAAAGTCTCTTGCGCCATTGCTTTCAG GTCAGACTGGTGAGCGCACTGGAAGCCAGCAAACTGCGAATGTCACTGAACAAGCAATAG